In Streptomyces pluripotens, the genomic window CCCCATCAGGCCCGCGGTCGGCCGCTTGTGGAAGCGGAACTCGCGCTGGGTGAACCAGGGCATGAGCCCCATGAAGAACGCGCCCATGAGGATCATGAGCACGCCGAGCACCTTGCCCAGTGGGTCCTTGTACTCCTGCAGGGTCGAGCCGAAGAAGCCGAACAGGGCCCCGCCGGAGACGAAGACGGCGCTGAACCCGACCACGAACAGGGTGGCCCCGGCGACCATGCGTCCCCGTTTGGCCTCGCCCAGGTCGGTCCCGGCGATTCCGGTGACGTAGGAGAGGTAGCCGGGGACCAGCGGGAGGACACAGGGCGAGAAGAAGGAGACGAGCCCACCCAGCAGGGCCACCGGCACGGCAACCAGCAGGGCTCCGTGGAGCACGGTCTCGTTCTGTGCCGCGAGCGTCAGCAGTGCACTCACGTCACTTCTCCGCGAGGACCGGCTTGAGCATCTTCAGCAGGGCCGTGTCGTCGAGCGGCTGCAGCGCCCGCGCGGCGATCTTCCCGTGCCGGTCGATGATGAGCGTGGAGGGGATCAGCTGCGGGTTGAGCGTGCCCTTCTTGAA contains:
- a CDS encoding cytochrome c biogenesis CcdA family protein, which codes for MSALLTLAAQNETVLHGALLVAVPVALLGGLVSFFSPCVLPLVPGYLSYVTGIAGTDLGEAKRGRMVAGATLFVVGFSAVFVSGGALFGFFGSTLQEYKDPLGKVLGVLMILMGAFFMGLMPWFTQREFRFHKRPTAGLMGAPVIGALFGIGWTPCLGPTLSSVNFLSWHEASAGRGALLAVVYCLGLGVPFVLTAVAFRRALGAFGWIKRHYVWVMRIGGTMMIVTGALLLTGAWDSLVQQMQTWSDGFDVGI